The Bifidobacterium crudilactis region GAGAGCTCGTGCGAGAGCGTCGAGCACCTGCGCGGAGGCACCTGACAGTGCACCGCGTTCAAGCTTGGTATAGTACTCGACGCTGATGCCGGCCAGCTCGGCCACTTCGATGCGACGGAGTCCCTTGACCCTCCGGTTTCTGCCTTTCGGCAGACCAACTTGCTCGGGAGTCACACGCGCACGTCGAGAAACGAGGAAGGCCCGAGCTTCGTTGCGGTTATTGCCTGTAACGTCCGACCCATGTGCCGGCAGGCCCGAGGTCTGAGCCGCATTGAGTGTCATGCGCTCAGTCGTTGCGTTTTCTTCTGCCAAGGCAATGCTCGCTTTCCTGTGGCATTCACAGCGTCAGTAGGACTTTGGTGGCACGACGCTCGTCCATGGCCTTGTAGGCTTCGTCTGCCTTGTCAAGTGGCAGGGTCAGGTCAAACACCTTGCCGGGGTTGATGCTACGATTGCCGATCAGCTCGATGAACTGCGGCAGGAAGCGGCGCACTGGAGCTCCTCCGCCTGCCAGGTGGATGCCCGCGTTGAACAGGTCCATGCCGTTGATGTTCTGGTCGTGTGAGACACCCACGAAGCCGACATGTCCACCGGGTCGCGTGGAGTTGATGGCCTGCATCATCGACTGCTGGGTTCCGACCGCCTCGATGACGCCATGGGCTCCGTATCCGTTCGTCATGTCCTTGATGGCGGCCACGCCTTCGTCTCCGCGAAGTTCAACGATATCAGTGGCGCCGAAGTCGCGGGCGAGCGCCTGCCGGTCGCTATGACGGCTCATCGCGATAATGCGTTCGGCGCCCAACTGCTTGGCTCCAAGCACTCCGCACAGGCCCACGGCCCCGTCTCCGACCACGGCCACGGTCTTACCCGGTGCCGCCTGGGCTGATACTGCGGCGAACCATCCGGTACCGAGCACGTCGGAGGCGGCCAGCAGTGAGGGAATCAGTTCGGGATCGGGCATGCCCGGGGTTGCGACGAGTGTACCGTCGGCCAGTGGGATACGCGCATATTCGGCTTGTGTGCCGATGGTGCCCATCAGGGTGCGATGCGGACAGTAGGATTGATAGCCGGCCCGGCATATCTCGCATGTGTTGTCCGAGGTCCAGAACGATCCGACGACGAAATCGCCGATCTTGATGGTCTTCACCTCACTGCCGACATCCTCGACCACGCCTACATACTCATGCCCCATGACCTGGTGACTGACAGGTTCCAAGCCGCGATACGGCCATAGGTCGGAGCCGCACACGCAGGCCGCGGCAACGCGGATGATCGCATCCGTTGGCTCCTTGAGGACCGGATCGGGGCGCTCTTCGACACGCACATCCCCCGGGGCTTCCATAATCACACCACGCATAATGCCTATCTCCTTGCCGCACTCGCTTTCAACGCTCGAATCGCTTTCTTCGATGCCGTCGTGCAGGGACTTCGAATCTCCTCAATACAGCGTAAGCATGATTTCGAACCCTGAGGGAGCTACTGTCAGGGCCAGTATCGTAAATCGAAAAAACGACAAGCAATACGCTTTATGTTCAGCACGAATCA contains the following coding sequences:
- a CDS encoding zinc-dependent alcohol dehydrogenase family protein, which translates into the protein MRGVIMEAPGDVRVEERPDPVLKEPTDAIIRVAAACVCGSDLWPYRGLEPVSHQVMGHEYVGVVEDVGSEVKTIKIGDFVVGSFWTSDNTCEICRAGYQSYCPHRTLMGTIGTQAEYARIPLADGTLVATPGMPDPELIPSLLAASDVLGTGWFAAVSAQAAPGKTVAVVGDGAVGLCGVLGAKQLGAERIIAMSRHSDRQALARDFGATDIVELRGDEGVAAIKDMTNGYGAHGVIEAVGTQQSMMQAINSTRPGGHVGFVGVSHDQNINGMDLFNAGIHLAGGGAPVRRFLPQFIELIGNRSINPGKVFDLTLPLDKADEAYKAMDERRATKVLLTL